A window of Chryseobacterium sp. IHB B 17019 genomic DNA:
GCCCATTTCCTGAATTGTTTTTTCACCGCGCACAACCGCACCTGTATCAATATCGATAATATCCGACATTTTTGTTGCCAGTACAGTATTAGTAGCCACTTTGATGACCGGGCAAACCGGATTTCCCGTAGGCGTACCCAAACCTGTCGTAAACAGAATTAAAGTTGCTCCTGAAGCGGCTTTTCCTGTGGTAGCTTCTACATCATTTCCCGGTGTACAGACAAGGCTCAATCCCGGCTTGGTTGCGCGTTCCGTATAATCCAAAACATCTACAACTGGGGCTGAACCTCCTTTTTTTGCTGCACCTGCAGATTTTATGGCATCGGTGATTAATCCGTCTTTAATATTTCCTGGTGAGGGATTCATGTAAAATCCTGAACCCACAGCATGAGCAAGTTCATCATATTCTGTCATCAATTTGATGAATTTTTCGGCGGTTGGTTTATCTACAGCCCTGTCTATTAATTCCTGCTCGACGCCACACAATTCCGGGAACTCGGCAAGTAAAACTTTAGCTCCCAAAACAGAAAGGATATCCGCAAGATGTCCTACAGCCGGATTGGCTGAAATACCACTGAAACCATCGCTTCCGCCACATTTTACGCCTACACAAAGTTTGCTTATTGGTGCATCTTCACGTTCAATTTTATTAATTTCTAAAAGTCCTTTCAGCGTTTCAAAAATGGCGTTTTTGATCATTGTTTCTTCACTTACTGCTTTTTGCTGTTCAAAAACAAGTAACGGTTTATCAAAATCCGGATTTCGATTGTACAGATCTTTTTTGAAATTATCGATCTGAAGATGTTGGCATCCCAAACTTAACAAAGTGACTCCTGCAACATTGGGATGGTCTGCATAAGAGGCCAAAAGTTTGCTGAGTGTATCCGCATCCTGCCTTGTTCCTCCGCAACCACCTGTGTGATTGAGAAACTTAATGCCATCCACATTTTTAAATACACGATCTTTTGCTGGGATATTTGAGGGTGAAAAATCAATATCATCCAAATTTTCTCCTTTTGAAATCGCTTCTACCAATTGATGGGTGTAGCTTTTGTATTTTGCATCAACGGCATATCCCAATTCATTATACAATGATTCTTTAATGATATCAAGATTACGGTTTTCACAAAAAACGGTAGGAATAAAAAGCCAATAATTAGCAGTTCCTACATCGCCATTTGAGCGGTGATATCCTTTAAACGTTTTATGCAAAAATCTTGACACATCCGGTTTTGTCC
This region includes:
- a CDS encoding UxaA family hydrolase; its protein translation is MSNLILKINQKDNVLVALQDIPAETEIIFEGATYTTLEAIPAKHKFFINDMKQGDEIFMYGVLVGKVQYDLAAGTRMTTDNTKHAAEPYYYRDVDYHWTKPDVSRFLHKTFKGYHRSNGDVGTANYWLFIPTVFCENRNLDIIKESLYNELGYAVDAKYKSYTHQLVEAISKGENLDDIDFSPSNIPAKDRVFKNVDGIKFLNHTGGCGGTRQDADTLSKLLASYADHPNVAGVTLLSLGCQHLQIDNFKKDLYNRNPDFDKPLLVFEQQKAVSEETMIKNAIFETLKGLLEINKIEREDAPISKLCVGVKCGGSDGFSGISANPAVGHLADILSVLGAKVLLAEFPELCGVEQELIDRAVDKPTAEKFIKLMTEYDELAHAVGSGFYMNPSPGNIKDGLITDAIKSAGAAKKGGSAPVVDVLDYTERATKPGLSLVCTPGNDVEATTGKAASGATLILFTTGLGTPTGNPVCPVIKVATNTVLATKMSDIIDIDTGAVVRGEKTIQEMGEDILDFCIDVASGNIIPKAVALNQDDFIPWKRGVSL